The proteins below are encoded in one region of Campylobacter rectus:
- a CDS encoding class II aldolase and adducin N-terminal domain-containing protein, translating to MDLKYCASEISNIALSMFRKNFFGVFHGSISARILHDSFLINKRTTIFDNLKEEDLIMLNSKRDYRWNDASIDADIHLNIYKNINEAKYVCYAMPPYLTAYTLNHAFIRPKDYFAYIKHHEIPIYDPKQFDDWYERADTEIYRYMLENKTNVMVIKGYGVYVHSRTPYQLAKDVAILENTCKLLSIAHFYEVERN from the coding sequence ATGGACTTAAAATACTGCGCAAGCGAGATTAGCAATATCGCTCTTTCTATGTTTAGAAAAAACTTTTTCGGCGTCTTTCACGGCTCTATCTCGGCTAGGATTTTGCATGATTCGTTTTTGATAAACAAAAGAACGACGATTTTTGATAACCTCAAAGAAGAAGATTTGATAATGTTAAACTCAAAAAGGGATTATCGCTGGAACGACGCGAGCATAGATGCGGACATCCATCTAAATATATACAAAAATATAAACGAAGCCAAATACGTCTGCTATGCTATGCCGCCATACCTAACGGCCTATACCTTAAATCATGCCTTTATTCGCCCGAAGGATTATTTCGCTTATATTAAACATCACGAGATACCGATTTACGATCCAAAACAGTTTGATGATTGGTATGAGCGCGCGGATACGGAAATTTATCGTTATATGTTAGAAAATAAAACTAACGTTATGGTCATCAAAGGATACGGCGTATACGTGCATAGCAGGACGCCCTATCAGCTCGCAAAAGACGTTGCGATCCTTGAAAATACGTGCAAATTGCTAAGCATCGCTCACTTTTACGAAGTAGAGCGCAACTAA
- a CDS encoding peptidylprolyl isomerase, whose product MITWMQKHRKYLVVTIWVSTIAFVGAGFVGWGAYDLNVSRASSVAKVGHRNISIQEFQNRYGQLHAYYNQLFDGQLSEKKASELGIENLALEELVNDALLLNFADDLGLGVNDEDIVKYIVADQNFYVNGKFDKELYKNTLKRARITESEYEDSLKNVILLDKLRHALNLPAKEQDINMLTASFLMQDKISMQVVEAATDEIKIDEDAVKKLWEERKNDYKTMTEFKLDTKFIPTISSDANTTELMEFYNENKNEYKGSDDKIKEFEAVKDEVLKDYNLKQTKKVALEEYLKIKKDEKQADISITTLEDNASLPIDELKSAKKGDTLKPFEYEDGYMIVKVKEIVAPRVMSFDEAKDQILELYKEQKTQETVEAKAKELLEKGFQGTDIGFISRDTVKAESGLSEGEFNIFVNRLFEKSGKKDYVSLGNKAVVYEITEQKLSNSEKEKEYKEIITQNVGYLKNNELIRDLSGALSKRYKVEYYVSKK is encoded by the coding sequence ATGATAACTTGGATGCAAAAGCATAGAAAATACCTTGTCGTGACGATTTGGGTGAGTACGATAGCTTTCGTCGGAGCGGGCTTTGTCGGATGGGGAGCATACGATCTAAATGTGAGCCGCGCTAGCTCGGTAGCCAAAGTCGGACATAGAAATATAAGCATTCAAGAGTTTCAAAACAGATACGGACAGCTTCATGCGTATTACAACCAGCTTTTTGACGGACAGCTAAGCGAGAAAAAAGCAAGCGAGCTAGGCATCGAAAATTTGGCTTTAGAGGAGTTGGTAAATGATGCGTTGCTTTTAAATTTTGCCGATGACTTGGGTCTTGGCGTAAATGATGAGGATATAGTAAAATACATCGTTGCCGATCAAAATTTTTACGTAAACGGCAAATTTGACAAAGAGCTTTACAAAAACACCCTAAAAAGAGCAAGAATAACAGAGAGCGAATATGAAGATAGTCTCAAAAACGTGATACTTTTAGACAAACTCAGACACGCTTTAAACCTCCCTGCAAAAGAGCAGGATATAAATATGCTAACGGCTAGCTTTTTGATGCAAGATAAAATATCTATGCAAGTCGTAGAAGCTGCAACCGACGAGATAAAAATAGACGAAGACGCAGTAAAAAAACTCTGGGAAGAGCGCAAAAACGACTACAAGACTATGACCGAATTTAAGCTTGATACCAAATTTATCCCGACTATATCAAGCGATGCAAACACTACCGAGCTAATGGAATTTTATAACGAAAACAAAAACGAGTATAAAGGTAGCGACGATAAGATAAAAGAATTCGAGGCCGTCAAAGACGAGGTTTTAAAAGACTACAATCTAAAACAAACCAAAAAAGTCGCGCTTGAAGAGTATCTAAAAATCAAAAAAGACGAGAAACAAGCGGACATCTCGATAACTACGCTTGAAGATAACGCAAGTTTGCCGATAGATGAGCTAAAATCAGCAAAAAAAGGCGATACTTTAAAGCCGTTTGAATACGAAGACGGTTATATGATAGTAAAGGTAAAAGAGATCGTAGCGCCAAGGGTAATGAGCTTTGATGAGGCGAAAGATCAAATTTTAGAGCTTTATAAAGAGCAAAAAACTCAAGAAACGGTAGAAGCGAAAGCAAAAGAGCTACTTGAAAAAGGATTTCAAGGTACCGATATAGGCTTTATCAGTAGAGACACCGTAAAGGCTGAAAGCGGACTAAGCGAAGGCGAATTTAATATTTTCGTCAATCGCCTTTTTGAAAAAAGCGGCAAAAAAGACTACGTATCGCTTGGTAACAAGGCGGTAGTTTATGAGATAACGGAACAAAAACTATCTAACAGCGAAAAAGAGAAAGAATATAAAGAGATAATAACGCAAAACGTAGGTTATCTGAAAAATAACGAGCTTATTAGGGATTTAAGCGGCGCGCTTTCTAAGCGTTATAAAGTAGAATATTACGTTAGTAAAAAATAA
- the ftsA gene encoding cell division protein FtsA, which produces MGTKILGIDVGSVQICAVIGQHDETGLKIIGIGTAKTQGIKKGVITNIELASKSIKSALIDAQRIAGTRYEKVVVSISGAYTKSVDSNGVVNVPTYEIGIKEIHRSMSESERRAQIHSDYEKLHILPYNFKVDDQEHIEDPLGMNGSRLEVQTHIIMAQKSSLSNLRKALNLAGVQPDNIVLSSYASAIATLNQDEKDLGVAFIDMGGATCNMLVHSGNSIRYNEFLGIGSANITNDLSAALHTPILKAEEIKLDYGSLINKANELVEIPPINDDGKMQEVSLDVISNVIYARAEETLMILAKMLEDSGYKASIAAGVVLTGGMTKLEGIRELATVIFDNMPVRIARPKEMEGLYEILRDPANSCAIGLCMYGAGYFTPYEIDSEKKMRFRDEAILRNKNLKNIVDDPKAKNKDDSKKSDENGEKIFNGTVLDDNYIDDLRIDDERTLQDELNEDENKTEKKPGIFSQILNKLKQLF; this is translated from the coding sequence TTGGGTACTAAAATTTTAGGCATCGACGTAGGTTCCGTTCAAATTTGTGCGGTCATAGGGCAGCATGATGAGACAGGGCTTAAAATAATCGGAATAGGAACCGCAAAAACTCAGGGCATAAAAAAAGGCGTCATAACAAATATCGAACTTGCTTCAAAATCGATAAAAAGCGCATTAATAGACGCTCAAAGGATAGCCGGCACCCGCTATGAAAAAGTAGTGGTCTCGATCTCGGGAGCCTATACGAAAAGCGTCGATAGTAACGGCGTAGTAAATGTGCCGACATACGAAATCGGCATAAAAGAGATCCACCGCTCGATGTCCGAATCCGAGCGAAGAGCGCAGATCCACAGCGACTACGAGAAGTTACACATACTTCCTTATAATTTTAAAGTAGATGACCAAGAGCATATAGAAGATCCTTTGGGTATGAACGGAAGCAGGCTCGAGGTGCAAACACATATCATAATGGCGCAAAAGTCATCTTTGAGCAATCTTAGAAAAGCGCTAAATTTGGCCGGCGTCCAGCCTGATAACATCGTGCTTTCCAGTTACGCTTCGGCTATCGCTACGTTAAATCAAGACGAAAAAGATTTGGGTGTAGCGTTTATAGATATGGGCGGCGCTACTTGCAATATGCTGGTTCATTCCGGAAATTCGATACGATATAACGAATTTTTAGGTATCGGCTCGGCAAATATAACAAACGATCTCTCGGCCGCGCTTCATACGCCTATTTTAAAAGCGGAGGAGATAAAGCTAGACTACGGCTCTCTTATCAATAAAGCAAACGAGCTAGTAGAAATTCCGCCTATAAACGACGACGGAAAGATGCAAGAAGTCTCTCTTGATGTCATCTCAAACGTCATATATGCAAGAGCCGAAGAGACTCTTATGATACTGGCCAAGATGCTCGAAGATAGCGGATATAAAGCCTCGATAGCGGCAGGCGTGGTGCTAACCGGCGGTATGACCAAGCTTGAAGGCATCAGAGAGCTTGCCACGGTAATATTTGACAATATGCCTGTGCGCATCGCAAGACCGAAAGAAATGGAAGGGCTTTACGAAATTTTACGAGATCCGGCAAATTCTTGTGCGATCGGGCTTTGTATGTATGGCGCGGGCTATTTTACGCCTTATGAGATCGACTCCGAGAAGAAAATGCGCTTTAGGGACGAAGCGATCTTAAGAAATAAAAATTTAAAAAATATAGTAGATGATCCAAAAGCTAAAAATAAGGATGATAGCAAAAAGTCCGACGAAAACGGAGAAAAAATTTTTAACGGAACGGTTTTGGACGACAACTATATAGACGATCTAAGAATAGACGATGAAAGAACTTTGCAAGACGAACTAAACGAAGATGAAAACAAAACAGAGAAAAAGCCTGGCATATTTTCTCAAATTTTGAATAAACTAAAACAACTATTTTAA
- the ftsZ gene encoding cell division protein FtsZ: protein MGNFTVEEKKPSYGAKIKVVGVGGGGGNMINHIIREKGGEMDIELIVANTDVKALDSSLAFTKLQLGEKITKGLGAGMNPDVGSKAAQESYEEIKTALEYSDIVFVASGLGGGTGTGAAPIVAQAAKEIGALTISVVTMPFDFEGKKRYNLALKGLEELKKESDSIVVIPNQRLKTLIDKKAGIKESFKIVDNVLARAVSGMCTIVLDSGNSDINSDFADVKKVMEHRGMALLGIGESEGEGAAQEAIKNAIQSPLLSDITIDGAVGVLVHFKYHPDSPFSDIEEAMCLVQNSVDDNADIIFGTTSDESFENNKIQVTIIATGFKGREDENPTAAAPAPIVTNSKNSFLDQRISRLKVSGGYNSEEASIVLETPSYIRNQMD from the coding sequence ATGGGTAACTTTACGGTAGAAGAGAAAAAACCTTCATACGGTGCTAAGATAAAAGTAGTAGGCGTAGGCGGCGGCGGCGGTAATATGATAAATCATATCATCAGAGAAAAAGGCGGCGAGATGGACATCGAGCTAATAGTTGCCAACACTGATGTAAAGGCGCTTGACAGCTCTTTAGCCTTTACTAAGCTTCAGCTTGGAGAGAAGATCACAAAAGGACTCGGCGCAGGTATGAATCCTGACGTAGGTAGCAAGGCCGCTCAGGAAAGCTATGAAGAGATAAAAACCGCTCTTGAGTATTCAGATATCGTATTTGTGGCTTCGGGTCTTGGCGGAGGAACGGGAACCGGTGCGGCTCCGATCGTGGCGCAGGCTGCAAAAGAGATAGGCGCGCTCACTATATCGGTTGTTACTATGCCGTTTGATTTCGAGGGCAAAAAGCGCTACAACTTAGCTCTAAAGGGGCTTGAGGAGCTAAAAAAAGAGTCCGACTCAATAGTCGTGATACCAAACCAAAGATTAAAAACGCTTATAGATAAAAAAGCCGGCATCAAAGAAAGTTTTAAAATAGTTGATAATGTTTTGGCTCGCGCTGTCAGCGGTATGTGCACCATCGTGCTTGACTCCGGAAACAGCGATATAAATTCCGACTTTGCGGATGTTAAAAAAGTAATGGAACACCGCGGTATGGCGTTACTTGGCATAGGCGAATCCGAAGGCGAGGGTGCAGCTCAGGAAGCTATCAAAAATGCGATCCAGTCTCCATTGCTAAGCGATATAACGATAGATGGAGCGGTGGGCGTTCTTGTTCATTTCAAGTATCATCCGGACTCTCCTTTCAGCGATATCGAAGAGGCTATGTGCCTAGTTCAAAACTCGGTAGATGACAACGCCGATATTATATTCGGTACGACAAGCGACGAAAGTTTTGAGAACAACAAAATCCAAGTTACCATCATCGCTACCGGCTTCAAAGGTAGAGAGGACGAAAATCCTACCGCAGCCGCTCCTGCTCCTATCGTTACGAATTCTAAAAATTCGTTCCTAGATCAAAGGATAAGCAGATTAAAAGTCAGTGGCGGATACAATAGCGAGGAGGCCTCGATCGTCCTTGAGACACCATCTTATATCAGAAACCAAATGGATTAA
- a CDS encoding ArsS family sensor histidine kinase: MKRSSVFYTITFIFALALTSIFLAFLWLMDYDKQNYARELNAKYSTIARNQLFLMSGIINEKEYERQTGDFKMPEITNERQKEEILSNATVLEEISADIGSSAIMIYQNHHYLKVRHVDKVLLLKDNDYQPYRYDIIKIIFSLVAIILLAAYVFVIRKLKPLRKLKRQIAKFAAGEIDEVQNVSSGNDEISEVAEAFYDAVCQIKNLNASRKLFLRNIMHELKTPITKGRLAAEMIEKSKNQERLVSVFIKLENLINEFAAVEQVTSNIALNNTKICRIDDVIDEALDIAMVDPGQVTISKLEDVNLNADFKLLAIAAKNMIDNALKYSPNKHVNITITRESIKFINEGERLSKELRHYVEPFTKGESAKKSFGLGLYIVENIIKAHKLTLSYEYKNGLNVFSFENLQNIAA; the protein is encoded by the coding sequence ATGAAACGCTCATCGGTTTTTTACACCATCACTTTTATCTTCGCGCTTGCGCTTACGAGCATATTTCTCGCGTTTTTGTGGCTGATGGACTACGACAAGCAAAACTACGCGCGCGAGCTAAACGCCAAGTACTCCACGATCGCTAGAAATCAACTCTTTTTGATGAGCGGTATCATAAACGAAAAAGAATACGAGCGCCAAACGGGCGACTTTAAGATGCCAGAGATCACGAACGAGCGGCAAAAAGAGGAGATCCTGTCAAACGCAACCGTGCTTGAGGAGATATCCGCAGACATCGGCTCCAGCGCTATAATGATCTATCAAAATCACCACTACCTCAAAGTCCGGCACGTGGATAAAGTCCTGCTTTTAAAGGATAACGACTACCAGCCATACCGCTACGACATCATCAAGATCATCTTTTCGTTAGTCGCGATCATACTTCTTGCCGCTTACGTTTTTGTTATCAGGAAGCTAAAACCGCTAAGAAAGCTAAAGCGCCAGATAGCCAAATTTGCCGCGGGCGAGATCGACGAAGTGCAAAACGTCAGCAGCGGTAACGACGAAATTTCCGAGGTTGCGGAGGCATTTTACGACGCTGTTTGCCAGATCAAAAATTTAAATGCGTCGCGCAAGCTGTTTTTAAGAAACATAATGCACGAACTAAAAACCCCGATCACCAAAGGCCGCCTCGCCGCCGAAATGATCGAAAAAAGCAAAAACCAAGAGCGACTCGTGTCGGTGTTTATAAAGCTTGAAAATCTCATAAACGAATTTGCCGCCGTCGAGCAAGTCACGTCAAACATCGCGCTAAATAACACTAAAATTTGCCGTATCGACGACGTCATCGACGAGGCTCTGGATATCGCGATGGTAGATCCCGGACAGGTCACCATCAGCAAGCTAGAGGACGTGAACCTAAATGCGGACTTTAAGCTACTGGCTATCGCCGCTAAGAACATGATCGATAACGCGCTAAAATACTCTCCAAACAAGCACGTAAATATAACTATCACGCGCGAATCTATCAAATTTATCAACGAAGGCGAGCGTCTGTCAAAGGAGCTGCGTCACTACGTCGAGCCCTTTACCAAGGGCGAAAGCGCGAAAAAGAGCTTCGGTCTGGGACTCTATATCGTAGAAAATATAATCAAAGCTCATAAGCTAACGCTAAGCTACGAATACAAAAACGGACTAAACGTATTTAGCTTTGAAAATCTGCAAAATATCGCGGCGTAG
- a CDS encoding response regulator transcription factor → MIKILMIEDDLELAEILTEFLAKSDMEVTTAEEPYIGLSTLNVEKFDLVILDLTLPGLDGLEVCKEIRKRHDVPIIISSARHDITDKVNALDNGADDYLPKPYDPQELLARIKSHLRRQSAVAGANLSGAKESVREKDITLDDFKHVITLKGEPLNLTAAEYDILKYMLQKEGGAITREEFIYNCASINEDSTNKSIDVIIGRIRGKLGDDPKEPKYIHAIRGIGYKLVQ, encoded by the coding sequence ATGATAAAAATTCTGATGATAGAAGACGACCTGGAGCTGGCGGAAATTTTGACCGAGTTTTTAGCAAAAAGCGATATGGAAGTAACGACCGCGGAGGAGCCCTACATCGGGCTTTCGACGCTAAATGTAGAGAAATTCGACCTCGTGATCTTAGACCTCACGCTGCCGGGACTTGACGGCCTAGAAGTATGCAAAGAGATCCGCAAGCGCCACGACGTGCCCATCATCATCTCAAGCGCGCGCCACGACATCACCGATAAGGTAAATGCCCTAGATAACGGCGCGGACGACTACCTGCCAAAGCCTTACGATCCGCAGGAGCTGCTAGCTCGTATCAAAAGCCACCTGCGCCGCCAAAGTGCGGTAGCGGGCGCAAATTTAAGCGGCGCAAAGGAGTCTGTGCGCGAGAAAGATATCACACTAGACGACTTTAAACACGTCATCACGCTAAAAGGCGAGCCGTTAAATTTGACCGCAGCGGAGTACGACATCCTAAAATACATGCTGCAAAAAGAAGGCGGCGCCATCACGCGCGAGGAGTTTATCTACAACTGCGCGAGCATCAACGAGGACTCGACGAACAAGAGCATCGACGTCATCATCGGGCGCATCAGAGGCAAGCTAGGCGACGATCCGAAAGAGCCAAAATACATCCACGCCATCCGCGGCATCGGCTACAAGCTAGTGCAGTAA
- a CDS encoding DUF6138 family protein, whose product MNEAQISLAGKISGALKRLIASKLGSQYKGEAPYLGCRVQEGYFDFLGVECRRSRIRLYLHDFGADSFRADAPEIDELEREEFEAIVPLIAKSVEEEFLAEANLPFFAYKLDLAVKFEGASGSLAQRSCEHKFYFENTARKAELKRKMDDYIDEIIIRRDKKIKDGREIFVFMDRIFDLSLMDCDEAALTALLERVITAVQDVKNRRLLGDFIIALENNLRRWKEEKFLPKFYDILGDGWSKDYELKKDFTRQSVDAGELAFFVRAALWNIKFKRYSWDVDLARKDLECAAKIFGSAQAQSYLDHGTGELGGELVKFKDADVECLANDVFAQVRVKIKNETAGAYKKALNFIIKLLQAGFAASYAVKLSSKAQKTYLPIKGLAPTPTHRFFAAALAHGLDAELELYANEALKHKFEFYADTDGEKCLMGGSYAVFGLALKSEKYFGLARRYFETVDAEHQSAHIKFIEAFIDRHGISERSLEVIVAGLLSYQEDKIYKSLKALMKGPANKALFARAISGLSEYEKESAAYAVWGKNWRKEISI is encoded by the coding sequence ATGAACGAAGCTCAAATTTCGCTAGCGGGTAAAATTTCAGGCGCGCTAAAACGCCTGATCGCTAGCAAGCTCGGCTCGCAGTACAAGGGCGAGGCGCCGTATTTGGGGTGCCGCGTACAGGAGGGGTATTTTGATTTTTTGGGCGTGGAGTGCCGCAGATCGCGCATCAGGCTCTACCTTCACGACTTTGGCGCGGACAGCTTTAGAGCCGATGCGCCTGAGATAGACGAGCTAGAGCGCGAGGAGTTTGAGGCCATCGTCCCGCTCATCGCAAAGAGCGTGGAGGAGGAGTTTTTGGCTGAAGCAAATCTGCCGTTTTTTGCGTATAAGCTGGATTTGGCGGTCAAATTTGAAGGCGCGAGCGGTAGCCTAGCGCAGCGCAGCTGCGAGCATAAATTTTATTTTGAAAACACTGCGCGAAAAGCCGAGCTAAAGCGCAAAATGGACGATTATATAGACGAGATCATCATCCGCCGCGATAAAAAGATCAAAGACGGCCGAGAGATTTTCGTATTTATGGACCGCATTTTCGATCTTTCGCTTATGGATTGCGACGAAGCGGCGCTAACGGCGCTGCTTGAGCGGGTTATCACCGCGGTACAGGACGTCAAAAACAGGCGGCTTTTGGGGGATTTTATCATCGCGCTAGAGAATAATCTGCGGCGCTGGAAAGAGGAGAAATTCCTGCCGAAATTTTACGATATTTTAGGTGACGGCTGGAGTAAAGATTACGAGCTTAAAAAGGACTTTACGCGGCAAAGCGTGGACGCGGGCGAGCTTGCGTTTTTCGTGCGGGCGGCGCTTTGGAATATCAAATTTAAGCGCTACAGTTGGGACGTGGATCTTGCGCGCAAGGATTTGGAGTGCGCGGCGAAGATTTTCGGCTCGGCTCAGGCGCAAAGCTATCTGGATCACGGCACGGGCGAGCTTGGGGGCGAGCTAGTAAAATTTAAAGACGCGGACGTAGAGTGCTTGGCAAACGACGTTTTTGCGCAGGTTCGCGTAAAAATCAAAAACGAAACGGCGGGCGCGTATAAAAAGGCGTTAAATTTCATCATAAAGCTGCTGCAAGCGGGCTTTGCTGCGAGCTACGCCGTAAAGCTTAGCTCCAAGGCGCAGAAAACTTATCTGCCGATCAAAGGCCTTGCGCCCACGCCCACGCACCGCTTTTTCGCCGCCGCGCTCGCGCACGGGCTGGACGCCGAGCTTGAGCTTTACGCGAACGAGGCGTTAAAGCACAAGTTTGAGTTCTATGCCGATACGGACGGCGAAAAGTGTCTGATGGGCGGCAGCTACGCAGTTTTCGGCCTCGCGCTAAAGAGCGAAAAATACTTTGGTCTCGCGCGGCGCTACTTTGAGACGGTGGATGCCGAACATCAGAGCGCGCATATAAAATTTATCGAGGCATTTATCGATCGCCACGGCATTAGCGAGCGCAGTTTAGAGGTGATCGTTGCGGGGCTGCTGTCATATCAGGAGGATAAAATTTACAAAAGCTTGAAAGCGCTAATGAAGGGGCCTGCGAACAAAGCTCTGTTTGCGCGCGCGATCTCGGGGCTGAGCGAGTATGAGAAGGAGAGCGCGGCGTATGCCGTGTGGGGTAAAAACTGGCGGAAGGAAATTTCGATCTAG
- a CDS encoding Do family serine endopeptidase: protein MKKIMVLSLATSCAIFAASINFNEPAEDFTRVNPEFNKNIVLSYNSSIADAKKSVVNISTTKTVSNNAVGMNDMFSDPFFKDFFGFQFNIPQEKQKSNSLGSGVVISTDGYIVTNNHVVEDSDEIVVTLLDSDKEYKAKIIGTDPKTDLAIIKIDAKELKAIPFADSAKLMEGDIVFAIGNPFGVGGSITQGIVSGLNKDNIGLNQYENFIQTDASINPGNSGGALVDSRGYLVGINSAILSRSGGNNGIGFAIPSNMTKDIAKKLIEDGKIERGYIGVTISNLNEQQKEIYKNKEGALISSVEKGLPADTAGLKRGDLVIKINDKEIKNANDLKNIIGSLAPNKEIALTYERSGKIETAKVKLANANTRSSGATTKGGAAIEGLSVTAIDDNTRYKYRLVPDVTGVLVTDVKAGSNAEKIGFERGDIIIQIAEENIKNLDDFNKALANAKGKKTLVWVNRGGLFQGLVIK, encoded by the coding sequence ATGAAAAAGATAATGGTATTATCTTTGGCTACTTCTTGCGCGATCTTTGCCGCAAGCATAAATTTTAACGAACCCGCCGAGGATTTTACTAGAGTAAATCCCGAATTTAACAAAAATATCGTCCTGTCATATAATAGCTCTATCGCCGACGCTAAAAAATCCGTCGTAAATATCTCAACCACAAAAACCGTTAGCAATAACGCGGTCGGTATGAACGATATGTTTAGCGACCCGTTTTTTAAGGACTTTTTCGGATTTCAGTTTAACATCCCGCAAGAAAAGCAAAAAAGCAACTCTCTAGGCTCGGGCGTCGTCATATCCACCGACGGCTATATCGTGACGAACAATCACGTCGTAGAGGATAGCGACGAGATCGTAGTCACCCTACTGGATAGCGACAAAGAGTATAAAGCTAAAATCATCGGCACCGACCCGAAGACAGATCTAGCTATCATAAAAATCGATGCCAAAGAGTTAAAAGCCATACCTTTTGCCGACTCGGCCAAGCTGATGGAGGGCGATATAGTATTTGCCATCGGAAATCCTTTCGGCGTGGGCGGCAGTATCACCCAAGGTATCGTCTCGGGCCTAAATAAAGATAACATCGGACTAAATCAATATGAAAATTTCATCCAAACCGACGCCTCGATAAATCCCGGTAACTCCGGCGGCGCACTAGTCGATAGCCGCGGCTATCTAGTCGGCATAAACTCGGCCATACTTAGCCGTAGCGGCGGAAACAACGGCATCGGCTTTGCCATCCCGTCAAATATGACTAAAGATATCGCCAAAAAACTGATCGAAGACGGCAAGATCGAGCGCGGCTACATCGGAGTGACGATATCAAATCTCAACGAACAGCAAAAAGAGATCTATAAAAATAAAGAAGGCGCGCTCATTAGCAGCGTAGAAAAGGGCTTGCCCGCCGATACGGCAGGATTAAAAAGAGGCGATCTGGTCATCAAAATCAATGATAAAGAGATCAAAAACGCCAACGATCTCAAAAATATCATAGGCTCGCTAGCGCCGAACAAGGAGATCGCGCTAACATACGAGCGCTCGGGCAAAATCGAAACCGCCAAAGTAAAACTGGCTAACGCCAATACCCGGTCAAGTGGCGCAACGACAAAAGGCGGCGCAGCGATCGAGGGTCTCAGCGTAACGGCGATCGACGACAATACAAGGTATAAATATAGACTGGTGCCGGACGTCACAGGCGTTTTGGTAACGGACGTAAAAGCCGGCTCAAATGCCGAGAAAATCGGCTTTGAAAGAGGCGATATCATCATCCAGATCGCCGAGGAAAACATCAAAAATTTAGACGATTTTAACAAAGCTCTCGCAAACGCAAAAGGCAAAAAGACGCTCGTCTGGGTCAATCGCGGCGGACTTTTCCAAGGCCTTGTTATCAAATAA